One genomic region from Bacillus aquiflavi encodes:
- the nrfD gene encoding NrfD/PsrC family molybdoenzyme membrane anchor subunit yields MANLVEAPKKSAAFKIWVTFLLIGFAFGGYFIIERLVFGLSTTNLSSITPWGAWIAFYIFFVGLSAGSFLLSTLIFVFGMKEYERIGKAALFTAIVCMIVALTFVLMDLGRPERFLNAVIYWNVTSALAWEVHFYLVYIALLSVELYIAMREDLVQLAQKYNYTIKGKIAKLITFKNATINAYTKKRDHMWMKILGTIGIPIAIIGVHGGTGTIFALVKARPGWNTALFPIIFVVSAMVSGTALLLAMYVIKKKAQKQPIDMRMIKSLANLMVAFLMIDLGLQFYENLTAVYGLEKEHLNTLGTMMASRYSWSYWGIQIFLGAVVPITIVFWKKTKNSANALLLAAILIVIGIIGVRFNIVVPSLIVPLFHELPWGDYFPTLREWMVSIGVVAMGLLIYTFGEKLLPIDEMDAKEVTSGGK; encoded by the coding sequence GTGGCAAATTTAGTTGAAGCACCAAAAAAATCAGCTGCATTTAAAATTTGGGTAACTTTCTTATTAATAGGCTTTGCGTTTGGCGGCTATTTTATCATTGAACGGTTAGTATTTGGTTTATCAACTACGAATCTATCAAGTATTACCCCATGGGGGGCATGGATTGCTTTTTATATATTTTTCGTTGGGCTAAGTGCAGGCTCGTTTCTATTATCGACATTAATTTTCGTATTCGGAATGAAGGAATATGAGCGAATCGGTAAAGCGGCGTTGTTTACTGCAATTGTTTGTATGATTGTTGCATTAACTTTCGTTTTAATGGATTTAGGGCGCCCTGAACGATTTCTCAATGCAGTTATTTATTGGAACGTAACTTCTGCTCTCGCTTGGGAAGTCCACTTTTACCTAGTCTATATTGCACTTTTAAGTGTTGAATTATATATAGCGATGCGTGAAGATTTAGTTCAGTTAGCTCAAAAATATAATTATACAATAAAAGGAAAAATAGCTAAGCTAATCACCTTTAAAAATGCGACAATTAATGCTTACACGAAAAAACGTGATCATATGTGGATGAAAATACTTGGAACAATTGGCATTCCGATAGCTATTATCGGGGTCCACGGCGGAACAGGAACAATTTTTGCATTAGTAAAAGCGCGACCAGGCTGGAATACAGCACTGTTTCCAATTATTTTCGTCGTTTCAGCTATGGTGTCCGGGACAGCTTTATTGCTAGCTATGTATGTCATTAAGAAAAAAGCGCAGAAGCAGCCGATTGATATGAGAATGATTAAATCGTTAGCCAATTTAATGGTTGCTTTCCTCATGATCGATCTCGGTCTTCAATTTTACGAAAATTTAACGGCTGTATATGGTCTTGAGAAAGAGCATTTAAATACGTTAGGAACGATGATGGCAAGTCGTTACTCCTGGTCTTACTGGGGTATTCAAATATTCCTTGGCGCAGTTGTACCGATCACAATTGTTTTTTGGAAAAAAACAAAAAACTCAGCAAACGCCTTATTATTAGCGGCGATCTTAATTGTAATTGGCATCATTGGAGTCCGTTTTAATATCGTTGTGCCTTCACTTATCGTGCCGCTATTCCATGAGCTCCCATGGGGTGATTATTTTCCTACGTTAAGAGAGTGGATGGTAAGTATAGGTGTTGTCGCGATGGGGCTTCTTATTTATACATTTGGTGAAAAACTTCTTCCGATTGATGAAATGGATGCTAAAGAGGTGACGAGCGGTGGAAAATAA
- a CDS encoding molybdopterin-dependent oxidoreductase produces MENKKMNRRSFIKALGALGAIAFVGPAFVGPIKQVVNGVWIDKPHGIGTDYQDYTAENVIFTSCQQCNASCTIKAYIVAGNPAGPYSSIVRKIAGNQYSPIGPVPYGHINYDTPIKQAVKGTGDVAKLGRGYRGGRTCLKGQAGIQTAYDAYRVQTPLKRVGERGSGVWKSISWEEAYKEILDGSKTLGTPGLKEIWAYASEDVVMKDWEKVKKGEMEKAVFSAKYEDVLIDTNHPDFGPKSNQIVVMAGHRREFIERLALGSIGTANFFDHGGYCGIMSVMGNVRSHDATKQKKRMIPDYENAELVIVWGTNPLVANRGPTTFAPQITNAIERGMKMIVIDPRFSKTAEKAHMWVPVKPGGDGALALAMCRWIIENHRYDDVYLTNPNKNAAALDGEVTWSDATYLVNVSDQKRPFLRAADLRLNGGEESFVVFENGKPVLHANATKGDLEVDTEINGIKVKSVFKIFKDKVMEKSFEEYSSLCDVPVEQIVQLAREFTSHGKKVGIHSYRGPAMHANGYYSVRAINMLNHLVGNHDWKGGDTAMGGKYKATEGRYDLVTVPNANHSWGIPVTRHKVPYEKTSLFERDGYPAKRPWYPIGNKLIHDVLPSAAEGYPYKIRAILLNRTSPIMSAPRSHMQEKFIRDPKVVELVVSSDIVIGETTKYADYILPDLSYLESWNAEDIFPILKYKFAGVIQPVTRVVPNARQTEQIYIDLLKEMGLPGVGDHAFTDGSPLHCPEDYYIKRIANIAFDGDKPVKDANAEELTLFEKARKNALGKYFDMNKLKNAVKPEEWKKVVYVLNRGGRFEPQGDEYIGNHLKYQFGQLVHFYDEKVAGFKSAYTGDFFEGVPIADDIKQYNGKVYMSVKPLQFINWKSRNVATHRTENNAWLREIRSENYVWVNPIDAKKKGIATGDTVLIVSNSAKAKGTALVTPGIKPGVVGANYSFGHFAYGAKNVKIDGKVVKGTKKNGHLPFEFDKPLHEESGYGQPRGKGFSVNALAEKDDSYFEGFLADSIAGGPAQQNVYVDIQKVER; encoded by the coding sequence GTGGAAAATAAGAAAATGAATCGGCGAAGCTTTATAAAAGCATTGGGAGCTCTCGGGGCAATCGCCTTTGTTGGTCCAGCTTTTGTCGGTCCGATTAAACAAGTTGTCAATGGGGTATGGATTGATAAACCTCATGGCATAGGAACTGATTATCAAGATTATACGGCGGAAAATGTCATTTTTACATCGTGTCAGCAATGTAATGCTAGTTGCACAATTAAAGCCTATATTGTCGCTGGAAATCCTGCTGGTCCTTATTCATCTATCGTGAGAAAGATAGCTGGAAACCAATATAGTCCAATTGGACCGGTACCGTATGGCCATATTAACTACGATACACCGATTAAGCAAGCGGTGAAAGGAACGGGTGATGTGGCAAAATTAGGACGAGGTTATAGAGGCGGGCGTACATGTTTAAAAGGTCAAGCAGGGATTCAAACGGCATATGATGCATATCGGGTGCAAACACCGTTAAAGCGTGTTGGAGAACGAGGAAGCGGTGTATGGAAATCAATTAGCTGGGAAGAGGCTTATAAAGAAATATTAGACGGAAGTAAAACACTTGGGACTCCTGGTTTGAAAGAAATTTGGGCTTATGCTTCTGAGGACGTTGTAATGAAAGATTGGGAAAAAGTGAAGAAGGGTGAAATGGAGAAGGCTGTATTTTCCGCAAAGTATGAAGATGTATTAATTGATACAAACCACCCAGATTTTGGACCAAAGTCAAATCAAATCGTTGTAATGGCGGGACATCGGCGGGAATTTATTGAACGGCTTGCTCTCGGCAGTATCGGAACTGCGAATTTCTTTGATCATGGCGGTTATTGTGGAATTATGAGTGTAATGGGCAATGTCCGTTCACATGATGCAACAAAACAGAAAAAGCGGATGATTCCAGATTATGAAAATGCTGAGCTCGTTATCGTTTGGGGGACAAATCCATTAGTTGCAAACAGGGGCCCGACAACATTTGCTCCGCAAATTACAAATGCAATTGAACGCGGAATGAAGATGATCGTTATTGATCCGCGTTTTAGCAAGACGGCTGAAAAAGCACATATGTGGGTACCAGTAAAACCGGGAGGTGATGGTGCACTAGCTCTGGCAATGTGCCGCTGGATCATTGAAAATCATCGTTACGATGATGTGTATTTAACAAATCCAAACAAAAATGCTGCAGCGCTTGACGGAGAAGTAACTTGGAGTGATGCGACTTATTTAGTGAATGTAAGTGATCAAAAGCGCCCCTTCCTTCGTGCAGCAGATCTCCGTTTAAATGGCGGAGAAGAATCGTTTGTCGTTTTCGAAAATGGAAAACCAGTTTTACATGCAAATGCAACAAAAGGTGATCTTGAAGTTGATACAGAAATAAACGGAATAAAAGTAAAATCAGTGTTTAAGATTTTTAAAGATAAAGTAATGGAAAAATCATTTGAAGAATATTCAAGCCTATGTGATGTTCCGGTTGAACAAATCGTCCAATTAGCACGTGAATTCACTTCACACGGTAAAAAGGTTGGAATTCACTCTTACCGCGGTCCAGCAATGCATGCAAATGGATATTACAGTGTTCGCGCCATTAATATGTTAAACCATCTAGTCGGTAACCACGATTGGAAGGGTGGGGATACGGCAATGGGCGGAAAATATAAAGCGACAGAGGGACGGTACGATTTAGTAACAGTACCGAATGCAAACCATTCTTGGGGCATCCCGGTAACTAGACATAAAGTTCCGTATGAAAAAACATCCTTATTTGAAAGGGACGGTTATCCAGCGAAACGCCCTTGGTATCCTATTGGAAATAAACTCATTCATGACGTGCTTCCAAGTGCAGCAGAAGGGTATCCGTATAAAATTCGGGCCATCCTTTTAAATCGAACATCGCCAATTATGTCAGCACCACGCTCACATATGCAGGAAAAATTTATTAGAGATCCAAAAGTTGTCGAGCTTGTTGTCTCATCCGATATTGTAATAGGGGAAACAACAAAGTATGCCGACTACATTTTGCCAGACTTATCTTACTTGGAAAGCTGGAATGCAGAGGATATTTTCCCAATTTTAAAATATAAATTTGCTGGTGTCATTCAACCAGTTACACGTGTTGTACCTAATGCAAGACAAACGGAACAAATATATATTGATCTTTTAAAGGAAATGGGGCTTCCAGGCGTTGGCGATCACGCTTTTACAGATGGTTCACCACTTCATTGTCCAGAGGATTACTATATTAAAAGAATTGCAAATATTGCTTTTGATGGTGATAAGCCAGTAAAAGATGCAAATGCAGAAGAATTAACGCTGTTTGAAAAAGCCCGCAAAAATGCTTTAGGAAAATACTTTGACATGAATAAGCTAAAAAATGCAGTAAAGCCGGAGGAATGGAAAAAAGTCGTTTACGTCTTGAACCGCGGCGGCAGGTTTGAACCGCAAGGAGATGAGTATATAGGTAATCATCTTAAATATCAGTTTGGTCAGCTTGTTCATTTCTATGATGAAAAAGTGGCCGGCTTTAAAAGTGCATATACTGGCGATTTTTTTGAAGGAGTTCCGATTGCTGATGACATCAAACAGTATAATGGAAAAGTGTATATGTCAGTTAAACCGCTGCAGTTTATTAATTGGAAGTCGCGCAACGTCGCAACTCACCGAACTGAAAATAATGCATGGTTAAGAGAGATACGATCAGAAAATTATGTATGGGTCAATCCGATAGATGCAAAGAAAAAAGGAATTGCTACTGGAGATACGGTATTAATCGTTTCCAATAGCGCAAAAGCAAAGGGCACAGCACTAGTGACTCCAGGAATTAAGCCCGGTGTCGTTGGCGCAAATTATAGCTTTGGCCATTTTGCTTACGGAGCAAAAAATGTAAAAATCGATGGGAAAGTAGTAAAGGGAACAAAGAAAAATGGTCATTTGCCATTTGAATTTGACAAGCCGCTTCATGAAGAGTCCGGCTATGGACAGCCGCGTGGAAAAGGCTTCTCTGTCAATGCGTTAGCCGAGAAAGACGATAGTTATTTTGAAGGATTTCTCGCCGATTCAATTGCGGGCGGACCAGCGCAGCAAAATGTTTACGTCGATATTCAAAAAGTAGAGAGGTGA
- a CDS encoding molecular chaperone TorD family protein, which produces MMGMKEECSGKLALANILSSIWFGDWEHYEEIFKQMPKKVKKQFVFHRYYNREQVKLWYENHFFIPGDYFVPPYFSSYVLNDCKKEKKKENLLCLIGIYEKTGFYFPLEKEYYPDHFGCLTAFLSSVLQEQIKAINLNETVYFKQLRKLEEKMLIEYIIPVLQPLSNYAKGKIRHRFFQEFLTFFNETMRNEWSSAAS; this is translated from the coding sequence ATGATGGGAATGAAGGAAGAATGCTCTGGAAAATTAGCGCTTGCAAATATATTATCAAGTATATGGTTTGGAGATTGGGAGCATTATGAAGAAATTTTTAAGCAAATGCCTAAGAAAGTAAAAAAGCAGTTCGTGTTTCATCGATATTATAATCGGGAGCAAGTGAAGCTTTGGTATGAAAATCATTTCTTCATTCCAGGGGATTATTTTGTTCCGCCGTACTTTTCATCATACGTATTAAATGATTGTAAAAAAGAAAAGAAAAAAGAAAATCTTCTCTGTTTAATTGGCATATATGAAAAAACAGGATTTTATTTCCCACTTGAAAAAGAGTATTACCCTGACCATTTCGGATGTTTAACAGCTTTTTTAAGCTCAGTGTTACAGGAGCAAATAAAGGCGATAAATTTAAACGAAACCGTTTATTTCAAGCAACTTCGTAAATTAGAAGAGAAAATGTTGATAGAATATATCATTCCTGTTTTGCAGCCTTTAAGTAACTATGCAAAGGGGAAAATTCGCCACCGCTTCTTTCAAGAATTTCTAACCTTTTTTAATGAAACGATGAGAAATGAGTGGTCAAGTGCCGCATCGTGA
- a CDS encoding 4Fe-4S dicluster domain-containing protein, which produces MGLFSKKQVQPKEYSQIIDSILPNPRKELAKSPYDSKLGLNMARDARKVLSGQMKIADFHKVYSSSLTKEFGKYYAAGEEQQKKNNGKGPKWVMVIDLQKCVGCDTCTVSCKAENRTPPGISYNVVMEQMSGDFPNVSLVNLPRPCMQCDQPPCVQVCPTRATYKLDNGIVAIDNDRCIGCRYCIVACPYGARSYDFGDSYEEMLGYNDVTSPEYGVDRGERKKGKTPVGTIRKCSFCFHRLERGEEPACVETCIGDARFFGDINDPNSTVSKLAASPRAFRLKEELGTEPSVIYLR; this is translated from the coding sequence ATGGGGCTTTTTTCAAAAAAACAAGTACAGCCAAAAGAGTACAGCCAAATCATTGACAGCATCTTACCTAACCCTCGAAAAGAGTTGGCCAAATCTCCTTATGATTCAAAGCTTGGTTTAAATATGGCTCGTGATGCAAGAAAAGTATTAAGCGGTCAAATGAAAATTGCCGATTTTCATAAAGTATATTCGTCCTCATTAACAAAAGAATTCGGAAAGTATTATGCGGCAGGTGAGGAGCAACAGAAAAAAAATAACGGGAAAGGCCCAAAGTGGGTGATGGTCATTGATTTACAGAAATGCGTCGGGTGTGATACTTGTACCGTTTCTTGTAAGGCAGAAAATCGTACACCGCCAGGTATTTCTTATAACGTTGTGATGGAGCAAATGAGCGGGGATTTTCCAAACGTATCACTCGTCAACTTGCCGCGGCCGTGTATGCAATGTGATCAACCTCCATGTGTACAAGTGTGTCCGACAAGAGCAACGTATAAGCTTGATAATGGTATCGTTGCTATCGATAATGACCGCTGTATTGGTTGTCGTTATTGTATTGTTGCATGTCCATACGGTGCACGTTCATATGATTTTGGTGATAGCTACGAGGAAATGCTCGGCTACAATGATGTCACGAGCCCTGAGTACGGAGTAGATCGCGGCGAACGGAAGAAGGGGAAGACACCGGTCGGGACAATTCGCAAATGCAGCTTTTGTTTCCATCGCCTTGAGCGTGGTGAAGAACCGGCTTGTGTTGAAACATGTATCGGAGATGCCCGCTTTTTTGGCGATATTAATGATCCGAATAGTACCGTATCAAAGCTTGCCGCAAGTCCACGGGCGTTTCGTTTAAAAGAGGAGCTGGGAACAGAGCCAAGCGTTATTTACTTACGTTAG